One Salvia splendens isolate huo1 chromosome 22, SspV2, whole genome shotgun sequence DNA segment encodes these proteins:
- the LOC121787638 gene encoding protein STRUBBELIG-RECEPTOR FAMILY 8-like isoform X2, producing the protein MERRPAASFLIELAVVAAVIFNSCAAVGGTTDPGDAQGLQVLYTSLNSSSQLTGWKSSGGDPCGESWKGITCQGSSIVSIQISGLGLTGTMGYLLNNLVSLKTLDLSNNNIHDSIPYQLPPNLTTLNLAANNLSGNIPYSISTMGSLNYVNISRNVLSQAVGDMFANHSDLATLDISFNNFTGDLPLSFASLTNLSTLQVQSNQLTGSLNTIVDLPLTNLNVANNHFSGWIPQELISIPNFVYDGNTFANGPAPPPPPYTTPPPGRSRNNSRKAPPAGHTPQSNTPNISHDESKNVSKVGLIVGIVLGSLFAVGFFLLALFLCLRWGNKKEIAARPPTGSLPLSGHKEMQEQRSMPTATASDLKPPPAESVPVERLQGKNGSLKRVQYPITATSYTIAALQTATNSFSQENLVGEGSLGRVYRAEFPNGKIMAIKKVDHAALSLQEEDNFLEAVSNMSRLRHPNIVALAGFCAEHGQRLLVHDYIGNGSLHDMLHCADERSKMLTWNARVRVALGTARALEYLHEVCLPSVVHRNLKAANILLDEDFNPHLSDSGLASLAPNTGRQVSSTQMIGSFGYSAPEFALSGIYTLKSDVYSFGVVMLELLTGRKPLDSSRVRSEQSLVRWATPQLHDIDALAKMVDPTLNGMYPAKSLSRFADIIALCVQPEPEFRPPMSEVVQALVRLMQRASIVTRRPSEESGFAFKSSADHETNDML; encoded by the exons ATGGAGCGCCGACCGGCGGCGTCGTTTTTAATTGAGCTTGCGGTTGTAGCAGCGGTGATATTCAATTCGTGTGCCGCGGTTGGTGGCACTACTGATCCTGGCGACG CTCAAGGGCTCCAAGTTCTCTACACTTCATTGAATAGTTCTTCACAGCTAACAGGCTGGAAATCAAGTGGTGGTGATCCTTGTGGAGAATCATGGAAGGGGATTACCTGTCAAGGATCTTCTATTGTCTCTAT CCAGATATCTGGATTGGGACTGACTGGAACAATGGGATACTTGCTCAACAACCTTGTGTCACTCAAGACATT GGACTTGAGTAACAATAATATTCATGATTCGATTCCGTATCAGTTGCCTCCCAACCTGACGACCTT AAACCTTGCAGCAAATAATTTGAGTGGAAATATTCCGTATTCCATATCTACCATGGGCTCACTTAATTATGT GAACATCAGCCGAAACGTATTGTCTCAGGCAGTTGGAGATATGTTTGCGAATCATTCTGATCTAGCAACTTT GGATATATCCTTCAACAATTTCACTGGTGATCTACCACTTTCGTTTGCCTCACTGACTAATCTTTCAACACT CCAAGTACAAAGCAACCAATTAACAGGTTCTCTCAACACCATTGTCGATTTGCCTTTGACAAATTT AAATGTTGCAAACAACCATTTTAGTGGGTGGATACCACAAGAACTAATTTCTATCCCCAATTTTGT CTATGATGGAAACACATTTGCAAATGGCCCCgctcccccaccaccaccatatACCACACCTCCTCCCGGTAGATCTCGCAACAACAGTAGGAAAGCTCCTCCAGCTGGTCATACACCTCAATCCAATACTCCAAACATATCTCATGATGAAAGCAAGAATGTGTCAAAAGTTGGACTTATAGTAGGCATAGTTCTGGGATCTTTGTTTGCAGTAGGCTTCTTTCTGCTTGCACTGTTTCTTTGCCTTAGATGGGGAAACAAGAAGGAAATTGCAGCACGTCCCCCAACAGGAAGCCTTCCTCTCAGTGGTCATAAAG AGATGCAAGAGCAAAGGTCAATGCCCACAGCTACTGCATCTGATCTAAAGCCCCCACCAGCTGAAAGTGTTCCAGTTGAAAGGTTGCAAGGGAAAAATGGATCTTTGAAAAGAGTGCAGTATCCTATAACTGCTACTTCTTATACAATTGCTGCTCTTCAGACAGCAACTAATAGCTTCAGTCAAGAGAATTTGGTTGGTGAAGGTTCTCTGGGCCGCGTTTATAGAGCTGAATTCCCCAATGGAAAG ATAATGGCTATCAAAAAAGTCGACCATGCGGCACTGTCACTGCAGGAAGAAGATAATTTCCTCGAGGCTGTCTCAAATATGTCACGTCTGAGGCATCCAAATATTGTAGCACTGGCTGGTTTCTGTGCTGAGCATGGGCAACGCCTTCTTGTCCACGATTATATAGGAAATGGTAGCTTACATGATATGCTGCACTGTGCGGATGAGAGAAGCAAGATGCTGACATGGAATGCACGGGTTAGGGTGGCACTTGGCACTGCTCGAGCTTTGGA GTACTTGCATGAAGTCTGCTTGCCTTCTGTCGTCCATAGAAACTTGAAGGCGGCAAACATATTACTAGATGAGGATTTCAATCCACATCTTTCGGACTCCGGGTTGGCCTCACTGGCACCAAACACAGGACGGCAG GTATCTTCAACCCAAATGATTGGCTCATTTGGTTATAGTGCACCTGAATTTGCCTTGTCCGGAATATACACTTTAAAGAGTGATGTATACAGCTTTGGTGTGGTTATGCTGGAGCTTCTGACAGGACGTAAACCTCTTGACAG TTCACGAGTAAGATCAGAGCAGTCACTTGTTAGATGGGCGACTCCTCAACTCCATGATATCGATGCTCTAGCAAAGATGGTCGACCCGACCCTAAATGGAATGTATCCAGCAAAGTCTTTGAGCCGTTTCGCTGACATCATAGCACTATGTGTCCAG CCCGAGCCAGAATTCCGACCCCCAATGTCAGAAGTTGTGCAGGCACTAGTCAGATTGATGCAAAGAGCGAGCATCGTGACCAGGCGGCCGAGCGAAGAATCTGGTTTCGCGTTCAAGAGCAGTGCAGATCATGAGACAAATGACATGTTATAG
- the LOC121787638 gene encoding protein STRUBBELIG-RECEPTOR FAMILY 8-like isoform X1: MERRPAASFLIELAVVAAVIFNSCAAVGGTTDPGDAQGLQVLYTSLNSSSQLTGWKSSGGDPCGESWKGITCQGSSIVSIQISGLGLTGTMGYLLNNLVSLKTLDLSNNNIHDSIPYQLPPNLTTLNLAANNLSGNIPYSISTMGSLNYVNISRNVLSQAVGDMFANHSDLATLDISFNNFTGDLPLSFASLTNLSTLQVQSNQLTGSLNTIVDLPLTNLNVANNHFSGWIPQELISIPNFVYDGNTFANGPAPPPPPYTTPPPGRSRNNSRKAPPAGHTPQSNTPNISHDESKNVSKVGLIVGIVLGSLFAVGFFLLALFLCLRWGNKKEIAARPPTGSLPLSGHKVNVEMQEQRSMPTATASDLKPPPAESVPVERLQGKNGSLKRVQYPITATSYTIAALQTATNSFSQENLVGEGSLGRVYRAEFPNGKIMAIKKVDHAALSLQEEDNFLEAVSNMSRLRHPNIVALAGFCAEHGQRLLVHDYIGNGSLHDMLHCADERSKMLTWNARVRVALGTARALEYLHEVCLPSVVHRNLKAANILLDEDFNPHLSDSGLASLAPNTGRQVSSTQMIGSFGYSAPEFALSGIYTLKSDVYSFGVVMLELLTGRKPLDSSRVRSEQSLVRWATPQLHDIDALAKMVDPTLNGMYPAKSLSRFADIIALCVQPEPEFRPPMSEVVQALVRLMQRASIVTRRPSEESGFAFKSSADHETNDML, encoded by the exons ATGGAGCGCCGACCGGCGGCGTCGTTTTTAATTGAGCTTGCGGTTGTAGCAGCGGTGATATTCAATTCGTGTGCCGCGGTTGGTGGCACTACTGATCCTGGCGACG CTCAAGGGCTCCAAGTTCTCTACACTTCATTGAATAGTTCTTCACAGCTAACAGGCTGGAAATCAAGTGGTGGTGATCCTTGTGGAGAATCATGGAAGGGGATTACCTGTCAAGGATCTTCTATTGTCTCTAT CCAGATATCTGGATTGGGACTGACTGGAACAATGGGATACTTGCTCAACAACCTTGTGTCACTCAAGACATT GGACTTGAGTAACAATAATATTCATGATTCGATTCCGTATCAGTTGCCTCCCAACCTGACGACCTT AAACCTTGCAGCAAATAATTTGAGTGGAAATATTCCGTATTCCATATCTACCATGGGCTCACTTAATTATGT GAACATCAGCCGAAACGTATTGTCTCAGGCAGTTGGAGATATGTTTGCGAATCATTCTGATCTAGCAACTTT GGATATATCCTTCAACAATTTCACTGGTGATCTACCACTTTCGTTTGCCTCACTGACTAATCTTTCAACACT CCAAGTACAAAGCAACCAATTAACAGGTTCTCTCAACACCATTGTCGATTTGCCTTTGACAAATTT AAATGTTGCAAACAACCATTTTAGTGGGTGGATACCACAAGAACTAATTTCTATCCCCAATTTTGT CTATGATGGAAACACATTTGCAAATGGCCCCgctcccccaccaccaccatatACCACACCTCCTCCCGGTAGATCTCGCAACAACAGTAGGAAAGCTCCTCCAGCTGGTCATACACCTCAATCCAATACTCCAAACATATCTCATGATGAAAGCAAGAATGTGTCAAAAGTTGGACTTATAGTAGGCATAGTTCTGGGATCTTTGTTTGCAGTAGGCTTCTTTCTGCTTGCACTGTTTCTTTGCCTTAGATGGGGAAACAAGAAGGAAATTGCAGCACGTCCCCCAACAGGAAGCCTTCCTCTCAGTGGTCATAAAG TGAATGTAGAGATGCAAGAGCAAAGGTCAATGCCCACAGCTACTGCATCTGATCTAAAGCCCCCACCAGCTGAAAGTGTTCCAGTTGAAAGGTTGCAAGGGAAAAATGGATCTTTGAAAAGAGTGCAGTATCCTATAACTGCTACTTCTTATACAATTGCTGCTCTTCAGACAGCAACTAATAGCTTCAGTCAAGAGAATTTGGTTGGTGAAGGTTCTCTGGGCCGCGTTTATAGAGCTGAATTCCCCAATGGAAAG ATAATGGCTATCAAAAAAGTCGACCATGCGGCACTGTCACTGCAGGAAGAAGATAATTTCCTCGAGGCTGTCTCAAATATGTCACGTCTGAGGCATCCAAATATTGTAGCACTGGCTGGTTTCTGTGCTGAGCATGGGCAACGCCTTCTTGTCCACGATTATATAGGAAATGGTAGCTTACATGATATGCTGCACTGTGCGGATGAGAGAAGCAAGATGCTGACATGGAATGCACGGGTTAGGGTGGCACTTGGCACTGCTCGAGCTTTGGA GTACTTGCATGAAGTCTGCTTGCCTTCTGTCGTCCATAGAAACTTGAAGGCGGCAAACATATTACTAGATGAGGATTTCAATCCACATCTTTCGGACTCCGGGTTGGCCTCACTGGCACCAAACACAGGACGGCAG GTATCTTCAACCCAAATGATTGGCTCATTTGGTTATAGTGCACCTGAATTTGCCTTGTCCGGAATATACACTTTAAAGAGTGATGTATACAGCTTTGGTGTGGTTATGCTGGAGCTTCTGACAGGACGTAAACCTCTTGACAG TTCACGAGTAAGATCAGAGCAGTCACTTGTTAGATGGGCGACTCCTCAACTCCATGATATCGATGCTCTAGCAAAGATGGTCGACCCGACCCTAAATGGAATGTATCCAGCAAAGTCTTTGAGCCGTTTCGCTGACATCATAGCACTATGTGTCCAG CCCGAGCCAGAATTCCGACCCCCAATGTCAGAAGTTGTGCAGGCACTAGTCAGATTGATGCAAAGAGCGAGCATCGTGACCAGGCGGCCGAGCGAAGAATCTGGTTTCGCGTTCAAGAGCAGTGCAGATCATGAGACAAATGACATGTTATAG
- the LOC121787700 gene encoding chromatin remodeling protein EBS-like, producing MAKTRPGKRDADSYTIRGTNKIVKAGDCVLMRPSESNTAPYVARVEKIEADNRNNMKVQVRWYYRPEEAVGGRRQFHGAKELFLSDHHDMQSAHTIEGKCVVHTFKNYTKLENVGPEDYYCRFEYKPSTGAFLPDRVAVYCKCEMPYNPDDLMIQCDECKDWYHPACVDLTVEEAKQLDHFICSEHGSDEDAKKPQENSLTNGKAETKRQRK from the exons ATGGCGAAAACAAGACCTGGGAAGAGAGATGCGGATTCCTACACAATTAGAGGCACCAACAAAATCGTGAAAG CTGGAGATTGTGTCTTGATGCGGCCATCAGAGAGTAACACTGCGCCTTATGTGGCACGGGTGGAGAAGATCGAGGCTGATAACCGTAACAATATGAAAGTGCAGGTGAGGTGGTACTATCGGCCAGAGGAAGCCGTTGGAGGAAGAAGACAGTTCCATGGAGCCAAGGAGCTGTTCTTGTCAGATCACCATGACATGCAGAGTGCTCACACAATTGAGGGAAAATGCGTTGTTCACACTTTCAAGAACTATACTAAGCTGGAGAATGTTGGCCCTGAGGATTACTATTGCCGCTTTGAATATAAGCCTTCGACTGGAGCTTTTCTGCCAGACCGTGTGGCAGT GTATTGCAAATGTGAGATGCCCTACAATCCTGATGACCTGATGATACAATGCGACGAATGCAAAGACTG GTACCATCCTGCTTGTGTAGATTTGACAGTGGAAGAGGCAAAGCAATTGGATCACTTTATTTGCTCCGAACATGGATCTGACGAAGACGCAAAAAAGCCCCAAGAAAACTCACTCACAAATGGCAAA GCAGAGACTAAGCGCCAGAGGAAGTGA
- the LOC121787323 gene encoding CSC1-like protein At1g62320 isoform X2: protein MATFGDIGVAAGLNILFAVAFLIAFAILRLQPINDRVYFPKWYLLGVRNCPSRQGSFVTKFVNLDWRSYIRFLNWVPDALRMPELQLIDHAGLDSAVYLRIYLLGLKIFVPIALLSWAILVPINWTNNTLENGGASKKLEYSNIDKLSISNVPYGSPRFWTHIVMAYAFTFWTCYSLRNEYAKVAEMRLHFLASKKRRPDQFTVLVRNVPPDQDESVSEAVEHFFLVNHPDHYLTHQVVINANKLAKLVQEKKSKKNWLDYYQLKFERKQSRPMTKTGFLGLWGEKVDAIDHQIAEIDRLTKEIAEERKRVKSDPKCIMPAAFVSFKTSPFIKSVVQGVLPGIALKIFLLILPTILIMIAKLEGLLSISAMERISAFRYYIFYFINVFLVSVIAGTAFEQLDSFLRQSANDITRIIGVAIPMKATFFITYVMVDGWTGVAGEIFRLTPLILFHLKNFFLVKTEKDREEAMDPGSIEFHMAEPRLQLYFLLGLVYAVVTPIFLPFILVFFVLAYVVFRHQIINVYNQKYESAASFWPDVHARIIYSLVFSQIMLIGLMSTKGNAQFTPFLIALVVLTIWFHLFCKGRYEPAFVRYPLQEAMMKDTLERAIEPNLDLKSYLQNAYIHPVFKNEDEEKDGEDVDEKIQESLLVATTRSRRNTPAPSKCSDGSSPLLPESVSENAGSQR, encoded by the exons ATGGCTACGTTTGGGGATATAGGAGTTGCAGCTGGGTTGAACATTCTCTTTGCTGTGGCTTTCCTAATTGCATTTGCTATTCTGCGCCTTCAGCCGATTAATGACAGGGTATATTTCCCCAAATGGTATCTCTTGGGTGTGAGAAACTGTCCTTCACGGCAAGGCTCATTTGTCACCAAATTCGTAAATTTGGACTGGAGATCATATATTAGGTTTTTGAATTGGGTGCCGGATGCTCTAAGAATGCCTGAACTCCAACTTATTGATCATGCAGGGCTGGATTCAGCTGTCTATTTGCGGATTTACTTGCTGGG TCTTAAGATATTTGTCCCAATTGCTTTACTTTCTTGGGCTATCCTCGTGCCAATTAACTGGACAAACAACACTTTGGAAAATGGTGGTGCAAGTAAGAAGCTAGAGTACAGTAACATTGACAAACTTTCTATTTCAAATGTTCCATATGGATCACCAAG GTTTTGGACTCATATAGTGATGGCCTATGCATTTACTTTCTGGACTTGCTATAGTTTACGGAATGAATACGCAAAAGTTGCGGAAATGCGTTTACACTTTCTTGCTTCTAAAAAACGTCGTCCTGATCAGTTCACT GTTCTCGTCAGAAATGTGCCACCAGATCAAGATGAATCAGTTAGTGAAGCGGTGGAGCATTTTTTCTTGGTCAACCATCCAGATCATTATCTAACTCATCAG GTTGTAATCAATGCCAATAAGCTTGCGAAACTGGTACaggagaaaaaaagtaaaaaaaattggctTGACTATTACCAGTTAAAATTTGAAAGAAAGCAATCAAGGCCAATGACGAAG ACTGGCTTTCTTGGCCTTTGGGGAGAGAAAGTGGATGCTATTGATCACCAGATAGCTGAAATTGACAGGTTAACTAAGGAA ATAGCTGAAGAGCGGAAGCGGGTTAAAAGTGATCCTAAGTGCATCATGCCAGCAGCATTTGTTTCCTTTAAAACTAG TCCCTTTATCAAGTCTGTAGTACAAGGAGTTTTACCTGGTATTGCCTTAAAGATTTTCCTCCTTATTCTGCCAACAATACTGATTATGATTGCGAAATTGGAGGGTTTGTTGTCAATATCAGCTATGGAGAGGATATCTGCTTTCCGATATTATATCTTCTACTTTATCAACGTCTTCCTTGTGAGTGTAATTGCTGGAACTGCATTTGAACAACTTGATAGTTTTCTTCGACAGTCAGCAAATGA CATAACTAGAATAATTGGTGTGGCGATCCCTATGAAAGCAacatttttcattacttacgtGATGGTGGATGGATGGACTGGTGTTGCCGGAGAAATCTTCAGACTGACACCCCTGATACTGTTCCACCTAAAAAATTTCTTCCTGGTGAAGACGGAAAAGGATAGAGAAGAGGCAATGGATCCAGGAAGCATCGAATTTCATATGGCCGAACCACGGCTACAATTATATTTTCTTCTAGGCCTTGTCTATGCTGTGGTCACCCCTATTTTCCTTCCGTTCATAttggttttctttgttttggCTTATGTCGTATTTCGCCATCAG ATCATAAATGTATACAACCAAAAATACGAAAGTGCTGCGTCATTTTGGCCGGATGTCCACGCACGTATAATCTATTCATTGGTCTTTTCACAGATTATGCTAATAGGATTGATGAGTACCAAAGGGAATGCCCAGTTCACGCCATTCCTCATCGCTCTTGTAGTGTTGACCATTTGGTTCCATTTGTTCTGCAAAGGCCGTTACGAACCTGCTTTTGTTAGATATCCTTTGCAG GAGGCAATGATGAAAGACACGCTGGAACGTGCAATAGAGCCGAACCTGGATCTGAAGAGTTATCTCCAGAATGCCTACATCCATCCTGTGTTTAAAAATGAAGACGAGGAAAAAGATGGAGAAGATGTCGATGAGAAGATACAAGAGAGTTTGCTTGTAGCCACGACGCGGTCACGAAGAAATACACCTGCTCCCAGTAAATGTAGTGATGGATCCTCACCATTACTCCCAGAATCTGTTTCTGAAAATGCAGGCTCTCAACGATGA
- the LOC121787323 gene encoding calcium permeable stress-gated cation channel 1-like isoform X1, with amino-acid sequence MATFGDIGVAAGLNILFAVAFLIAFAILRLQPINDRVYFPKWYLLGVRNCPSRQGSFVTKFVNLDWRSYIRFLNWVPDALRMPELQLIDHAGLDSAVYLRIYLLGLKIFVPIALLSWAILVPINWTNNTLENGGASKKLEYSNIDKLSISNVPYGSPRFWTHIVMAYAFTFWTCYSLRNEYAKVAEMRLHFLASKKRRPDQFTVLVRNVPPDQDESVSEAVEHFFLVNHPDHYLTHQVVINANKLAKLVQEKKSKKNWLDYYQLKFERKQSRPMTKTGFLGLWGEKVDAIDHQIAEIDRLTKEIAEERKRVKSDPKCIMPAAFVSFKTRWGAAVCAQTQQSRNPTLWLTDWASEPRDVYWNNLAIPYVSLTIRKLIVTVAFFFLTFFFVIPVTFVQSLANIEGIEKRAPFLEPIIEVPFIKSVVQGVLPGIALKIFLLILPTILIMIAKLEGLLSISAMERISAFRYYIFYFINVFLVSVIAGTAFEQLDSFLRQSANDITRIIGVAIPMKATFFITYVMVDGWTGVAGEIFRLTPLILFHLKNFFLVKTEKDREEAMDPGSIEFHMAEPRLQLYFLLGLVYAVVTPIFLPFILVFFVLAYVVFRHQIINVYNQKYESAASFWPDVHARIIYSLVFSQIMLIGLMSTKGNAQFTPFLIALVVLTIWFHLFCKGRYEPAFVRYPLQEAMMKDTLERAIEPNLDLKSYLQNAYIHPVFKNEDEEKDGEDVDEKIQESLLVATTRSRRNTPAPSKCSDGSSPLLPESVSENAGSQR; translated from the exons ATGGCTACGTTTGGGGATATAGGAGTTGCAGCTGGGTTGAACATTCTCTTTGCTGTGGCTTTCCTAATTGCATTTGCTATTCTGCGCCTTCAGCCGATTAATGACAGGGTATATTTCCCCAAATGGTATCTCTTGGGTGTGAGAAACTGTCCTTCACGGCAAGGCTCATTTGTCACCAAATTCGTAAATTTGGACTGGAGATCATATATTAGGTTTTTGAATTGGGTGCCGGATGCTCTAAGAATGCCTGAACTCCAACTTATTGATCATGCAGGGCTGGATTCAGCTGTCTATTTGCGGATTTACTTGCTGGG TCTTAAGATATTTGTCCCAATTGCTTTACTTTCTTGGGCTATCCTCGTGCCAATTAACTGGACAAACAACACTTTGGAAAATGGTGGTGCAAGTAAGAAGCTAGAGTACAGTAACATTGACAAACTTTCTATTTCAAATGTTCCATATGGATCACCAAG GTTTTGGACTCATATAGTGATGGCCTATGCATTTACTTTCTGGACTTGCTATAGTTTACGGAATGAATACGCAAAAGTTGCGGAAATGCGTTTACACTTTCTTGCTTCTAAAAAACGTCGTCCTGATCAGTTCACT GTTCTCGTCAGAAATGTGCCACCAGATCAAGATGAATCAGTTAGTGAAGCGGTGGAGCATTTTTTCTTGGTCAACCATCCAGATCATTATCTAACTCATCAG GTTGTAATCAATGCCAATAAGCTTGCGAAACTGGTACaggagaaaaaaagtaaaaaaaattggctTGACTATTACCAGTTAAAATTTGAAAGAAAGCAATCAAGGCCAATGACGAAG ACTGGCTTTCTTGGCCTTTGGGGAGAGAAAGTGGATGCTATTGATCACCAGATAGCTGAAATTGACAGGTTAACTAAGGAA ATAGCTGAAGAGCGGAAGCGGGTTAAAAGTGATCCTAAGTGCATCATGCCAGCAGCATTTGTTTCCTTTAAAACTAGGTGGGGTGCTGCTGTTTGTGCTCAAACACAACAATCTAGAAATCCAACTCTGTGGTTAACAGATTGGGCTTCGGAACCACGTGATGTCTACTGGAATAATCTTGCTATCCCCTATGTTTCATTGACTATTAGGAAGCTTATCGTCACTGTTgctttcttcttcctcacatTTTTCTTCGTGATTCCTGTGACTTTTGTGCAATCTCTAGCAAATATAGAGGGTATTGAAAAAAGAGCACCATTTCTCGAGCCAATAATTGAAGT TCCCTTTATCAAGTCTGTAGTACAAGGAGTTTTACCTGGTATTGCCTTAAAGATTTTCCTCCTTATTCTGCCAACAATACTGATTATGATTGCGAAATTGGAGGGTTTGTTGTCAATATCAGCTATGGAGAGGATATCTGCTTTCCGATATTATATCTTCTACTTTATCAACGTCTTCCTTGTGAGTGTAATTGCTGGAACTGCATTTGAACAACTTGATAGTTTTCTTCGACAGTCAGCAAATGA CATAACTAGAATAATTGGTGTGGCGATCCCTATGAAAGCAacatttttcattacttacgtGATGGTGGATGGATGGACTGGTGTTGCCGGAGAAATCTTCAGACTGACACCCCTGATACTGTTCCACCTAAAAAATTTCTTCCTGGTGAAGACGGAAAAGGATAGAGAAGAGGCAATGGATCCAGGAAGCATCGAATTTCATATGGCCGAACCACGGCTACAATTATATTTTCTTCTAGGCCTTGTCTATGCTGTGGTCACCCCTATTTTCCTTCCGTTCATAttggttttctttgttttggCTTATGTCGTATTTCGCCATCAG ATCATAAATGTATACAACCAAAAATACGAAAGTGCTGCGTCATTTTGGCCGGATGTCCACGCACGTATAATCTATTCATTGGTCTTTTCACAGATTATGCTAATAGGATTGATGAGTACCAAAGGGAATGCCCAGTTCACGCCATTCCTCATCGCTCTTGTAGTGTTGACCATTTGGTTCCATTTGTTCTGCAAAGGCCGTTACGAACCTGCTTTTGTTAGATATCCTTTGCAG GAGGCAATGATGAAAGACACGCTGGAACGTGCAATAGAGCCGAACCTGGATCTGAAGAGTTATCTCCAGAATGCCTACATCCATCCTGTGTTTAAAAATGAAGACGAGGAAAAAGATGGAGAAGATGTCGATGAGAAGATACAAGAGAGTTTGCTTGTAGCCACGACGCGGTCACGAAGAAATACACCTGCTCCCAGTAAATGTAGTGATGGATCCTCACCATTACTCCCAGAATCTGTTTCTGAAAATGCAGGCTCTCAACGATGA